The window AAGTACCTTCAATTAGGTTCTGTTGAGTTTTTATCGTAACCATAAACATGCTCCCACAAATGCAAGAAAAGACAGGAAATTGCGCTTTGATTTATCAAAACGTGAAAAAACCCGTCTAAAATGTTTCATTTTTCCGAAGCAACATTCTATTA of the Candidatus Babeliales bacterium genome contains:
- a CDS encoding IS5/IS1182 family transposase, encoding IECCFGKMKHFRRVFSRFDKSKRNFLSFLAFVGACLWLR